A genomic window from Megalobrama amblycephala isolate DHTTF-2021 linkage group LG2, ASM1881202v1, whole genome shotgun sequence includes:
- the stambpa gene encoding STAM-binding protein-like A, whose translation MAEHSDCSLSSEERVRALTKMGSSVDVSEDVPPRRYFRSGMEIIRMANIYADEGNVEHAFILYNKYITLFIEKLPRHREYKTANIPEKKETMRKLKEIAFPKAEELKKLLLKQYEKEHAEYLVRKRAEDEAQAREAAKQRELEAERQRLAELQERQREQQQLSAFEEMIRRQELEKERQRIVQEFSVPATPASPRDILVPDVQGPPQASFSPLTPPGGTPNHVSPTPGLPAFDRSLKPSAPVSAGHSALINGLRQLSVPAELCQRFLKLADANTARAVETCGILCGKLMKNAFTVTHVIVPKQCGGPDYCDTENEEELFLIQDQNDLITLGWIHTHPTQTAFLSSVDMHTHCSYQMMLPESIAIVCSPKFNETGYFRLTDCGMDEISSCKQRGFHPHPKEPPLFSASQHVTITDGSVTVLDLR comes from the exons ATGGCTGAGCACAGTGACTGCAGTCTGTCGTCTGAGGAGAGGGTCCGTGCGCTCACCAAGatgggcagctctgtggacgtgAGTGAGGACGTGCCGCCCCGCCGATACTTCCGCTCAGGGATGGAAATCATCCGAATGGCCAACATCTATGCAGACGAGGGAAATGTCGAGCATGCTTTTATTCTTTACAATAAGTACATCAC gttgtttattgaaaaactTCCTAGACATCGGGAATATAAAACAGCCAACATTCCTGAGAAGAAAGAAACAATGAGG AAATTAAAGGAAATCGCCTTCCCGAAAGCTGAGGAACTGAAAAAGTTGCTTCTCAAGCAGTACGAAAAAGAACATGCTGAATATCTTGTCCGAAAG AGAGCAGAGGATGAGGCCCAGGCTCGGGAAGCGGCCAAGCAGCGGGAGCTGGAGGCCGAGCGACAGAGACTGGCCGAGCTGCAGGAGCGTCAGCGCGAGCAGCAGCAGCTCAGCGCCTTTGAGGAGATGATCCGCAGACAGGAGCTGGAGAAGGAGCGCCAGCGCATCGTGCAGGAGTTCAGCGTCCCGGCGACACCTGCCTCTCCCCGAGACATCCTGGTGCCTGACGTACAAGGACCTCCACAGGCCTCATTTTCACCACTGACGCCCCCCGGGGGAACCCCAAACCACGTCTCTCCAACTCCAGGCCTCCCAGCGTTTGACCGCTCGCTGAAGCCTAGTGCTCCAGTCAGTGCAGGACACA GTGCGCTGATAAACGGCTTGCGGCAGCTTTCTGTCCCTGCCGAGCTGTGCCAAAGGTTTTTAAAACTAGCAGATGCCAACACAGCACGGGCGGTGGAGACCTGTGGGATTCTCTGTGGAAAGCTG ATGAAGAACGCCTTCACGGTGACACACGTGATCGTGCCCAAGCAGTGTGGAGGACCTGATTACTGTGACACAGAGAACGAGGAGGAACTTTTCCTGATCCAGGATCAGAATGATCTCATTACACTGGGCTGGATTCAT ACCCATCCGACCCAGACGGCATTTTTATCCAGTGTGGACATGCACACGCATTGCTCTTATCAAATGATGCTTCCAGAGTCTATAGCCATTGTGTGCTCACCTAAATTTAACGA GACGGGCTACTTCCGGCTGACAGACTGTGGGATGGATGAGATCTCTTCCTGCAAACAAAGAGGATTCCACCCGCATCCAAAGGAGCCGCCCCTGTTCTCC GCGAGTCAACACGTCACCATCACAGACGGAAGTGTGACCGTGCTGGATTTGCGGTGA
- the ess2 gene encoding splicing factor ESS-2 homolog, producing MEESKEKALSLKSGVTTVAVRNPVEEIKRPKRKILDEDQYIESLEKIIQRDFFPDVSKLQAQKDYLEAEENGDLERMREIAIKYGSAMAKYTPRTYVPQVTPSTFETPDGRNASPSSTRSKHRAAKEDGKDGEKAGEKDLPSLDRFLAKNTSEDNESFEQIMELAEDKNKLRHAWLYEAENEFRERHEQNLALPSSEKQALECTKAGLETWQYKAKNALMYYPEGERDDTLFKKPREVLYKNTRFDIDPFSKALNKSQIQQAAALNAQFKQGKVGPDGKDLLAHESPKVNGYGFEGEPSPAPGVAESPLMTWGEIESTPFRLDGSETPLVERSHGPSFKIPEPGRRERLGLKMANEAAAKNRAKKQEALRKVTENLASLTPKGLSPAALSPALQRLVNRSSSKYTDKALRASYTPSPAHRSLGSKTPLGGLATPSSTPTPGKAITPATQDPASITDNLLQLPKRRKAADYF from the exons atggAAGAGTCCAAAGAGAAAGCTTTGAGTCTGAAGTCTGGTGTTACAACAGTCGCTGTCAGGAATCCTGTGGAAGAGATTAAGAGACCGAAGAGGAAGATTCTCGATGAAGATCAATATATTGAG AGTTTGGAGAAGATCATCCAGAGGGACTTTTTCCCAGATGTCTCCAAACTTCAAGCGCAGAAGGATTATCTGGAGGCGGAGGAGAATGGAGATCTGGAGCGGATGAGAGAAATAGCCATAAAATACGGGTCTGCAATGGCTAAATACACCCCACGCACCTATGTGCCCC AAGTGACGCCTTCAACATTTGAGACCCCAGATGGCCGAAATGCATCTCCCTCGTCCACACGGAGCAAACACAGAGCAGCGAAAGAGGATG GAAAAGATGGTGAAAAAGCAGGGGAAAAGGACCTTCCGTCCCTGGACCGCTTTCTGGCTAAAAACACGAGTGAGGACAACGAATCCTTTGAGCAGATAATGGAGCTTGCGGAGGACAAGAATAAGTTGAGGCATGCGTGGCTCTATGAGGCAGAGAATGAGTTCAGAGAG AGGCACGAGCAGAACCTTGCTCTACCATCCTCAGAGAAGCAGGCGCTTGAGTGCACCAAGGCAGGATTGGAAACATGGCAGTACAAGGCCAAAAATGCTCTCATGTACTATCCTGAAG GTGAAAGAGACGACACGCTGTTCAAGAAACCACGGGAGGTCCTGTACAAGAACACACGGTTTGATATCGACCCCTTCTCTAAAGCCCTGAACAAATCCCAAATCCAGCAAGCTGCTGCACTCAATGCACAG TTTAAACAAGGCAAGGTTGGTCCGGATGGCAAAGATCTCCTGGCTCATGAATCCCCCAAAGTAAATGGTTACGGATTTGAGGGAGAACCGTCCCCTGCTCCTG GTGTTGCAGAGTCTCCTCTGATGACGTGGGGTGAGATCGAAAGCACCCCGTTTCGTCTGGACGGCTCAGAAACACCCCTTGTGGAGAGAAGTCACGGCCCATCCTTCAAG atTCCAGAGCCTGGGAGAAGAGAGCGTTTGGGACTGAAAATGGCCAATGAGGCTGCAGCAAAAAACAGAGCTAAGAAACAGGAGGCGCTGCGGAAAGTCACTGAAAACCTCGCAAG CCTCACTCCGAAGGGACTGAGCCCCGCAGCGCTGTCTCCCGCCCTTCAGCGTCTAGTAAACAGATCGTCCAGTAAATACACAGATAAAGCCCTGAGGGCGAGCTACACCCCATCACCTGCGCACAGAAGCCTCGGCTCGAAGACTCCTCTCGGAGGCCTGGCCACTCCCTCCAGCACACCGACACCCGGGAAAGCCATAACACCGGCCACCCAGGACCCGGCCTCCATTACAGACAACCTCCTACAGCTGCCCAAACGGAGGAAAGCCGCAGATTACTTCTGA